The DNA region AGTTCAAAAAAAAGTTCCATACTCTGTCATCTTCTGGAACAAGATCTCCAATAAGAAAAGGTAAAATATTAACGAAACAAGACATCTCAGAGGCactcatttttaattttttattttttaaattttctatggTTATTTCCGTGGTGGGCTTTTGATCTAATTCCTTGGCAGAATAATCAAACAATGATAATCGGTTGTTCAAAGTGCTCAAACTAAATAATTTAGTCCTATGAACATAGTACAATAACATGTTACATATATCGTAATGACAAACACCTTCAAAAATATCATGCATGATATCGACTGCCATATTTTCAGTAACATGGTAAGTAGGAAGAGTATTGAAAATACTACCTCCGTTTACACCTGTTCCGGTTGGGTCATTTGAACTTAAATCTTCAGTATAATTGTCTCTATTTCTCAAATCATAAACTGACTCAACTGTTTGTTTACTCATTACCGACTTGTGAGTTTTACAAAATCTGCAGTAAAAGTTACTAGAAAATGACTGACTAAATCCTAATAAATAGTTTAAGCCCAAGTTATCGCCAATAATCAAACCAAGGATGAAATGTACTTTTTGTGTTTTACTTTCAATCACTATATTAATACCTTCTGTTTCCAAATTTTTCAATTCACTGATAAGTAAATGAAAAAGTGAATCTTTACCATACTTTTTTAGGGATGTATTAAATAGTGAAGCAACAAGAATATTTTCCAGTAATGATAAATACTGCAACGGAAGAGTTGGAAAACTCAAGTATGTGGCTGCTATGGACTGTTTGCCTGAATGGCTCCCTAAAGCATTGCCCGTTTCAAAAtcatcaaaatataaaaaataagggATGAATATTCCACTCCTACCTGAAATCTTTGATTTCCATAGAGATCCTTGAATgaaattgtttagtgtcttttCGGTTTGATTCTGTaaattttccatattttttagaGTTGAATCAAACACTGATGGCAGttcaaaaaaacatttaaacaactcCTTTAGTGAAACCTTTGTCCCTTTGGCCGTCTTTGTTTGTAATATGTTAGAGCCATCTTGTAAGCATGGTATCACAGATGAATCTATTATATATTGCTGGGGTTTAATGTAACAACCTAAACCTTCAAAGTACTGTAACAGTTTCCATTCTGTGTCAACTTTTTCAAACGGAGTGGAACATACATCAATTACAGCTTGAATAGAACTATTGATTACAGCATCTGGCATGTAATGAGTTAAAGTCTCACCAATAACTTTAGTAATGTTTTCTGTTACTTCAGTTAAAATATTTGTTGCCGTAGCCCTGTTCAAATTTGGATTGCTATAAAGGGACAAAGCAAAATTTAACGCTTTGTTTTGTAGATTTTCAATATGGCTGTTATCAAAAACGGTTTTGTTATTTGTGTCAGCTACGCCGTCTAAATTAGTTAGGTttgaaaattgtaaaaaagAACGCTTTTGTAATGTAACATTTCGTATTTCTGTTTCACAATGTTCATTACATGTCACTTCAAAGTCATTAGTTAGTTTAGATTCAGTGTGGAGAAAACAACCACCACTGCTCGACTCACTTAATTcattatgtgtgtgtgtatgatTTATCTTTGTTCTAATTTGAGATTTACCCGGCTTTTTGATATTGTGACTGAGGAGATGTCTCTTATAGCTTTTTATATTTTGAAAGCGTCTGTTACATGTAGACTGTGTACAACTATATTCAGATAAATTACTATGCTTTAGGTCGAGATGTAAAAACAAACCTTTCAGGGATTTGAACTCGTTATTACAGATAAAGCACTTAAACGTCATTTTCACTAAAGTAACATTAATAGTAACTTACATTAAGTCAGCAATTAAAGTGGCAACACTCGGAAATTTATGATCTTGCGGCGTTTTAATATCATACATATAATGTTGTATGAACATCCACGGCTGAATACTCTCATGGGGATATTGTATGTCAAACACATGAAATGTTTTGAAGCAAATGTCGACAGCTTTTAACAGGGACTCAAGCTGGTAAGTAACGTCGTCAAAATTGACGTAGAATTCCGTTAAATTTTCGACGTCTGGCCCGACACAAATTACCA from Leguminivora glycinivorella isolate SPB_JAAS2020 chromosome 14, LegGlyc_1.1, whole genome shotgun sequence includes:
- the LOC125233664 gene encoding uncharacterized protein LOC125233664 isoform X1, with amino-acid sequence MTFKCFICNNEFKSLKGLFLHLDLKHSNLSEYSCTQSTCNRRFQNIKSYKRHLLSHNIKKPGKSQIRTKINHTHTHNELSESSSGGCFLHTESKLTNDFEVTCNEHCETEIRNVTLQKRSFLQFSNLTNLDGVADTNNKTVFDNSHIENLQNKALNFALSLYSNPNLNRATATNILTEVTENITKVIGETLTHYMPDAVINSSIQAVIDVCSTPFEKVDTEWKLLQYFEGLGCYIKPQQYIIDSSVIPCLQDGSNILQTKTAKGTKVSLKELFKCFFELPSVFDSTLKNMENLQNQTEKTLNNFIQGSLWKSKISGRSGIFIPYFLYFDDFETGNALGSHSGKQSIAATYLSFPTLPLQYLSLLENILVASLFNTSLKKYGKDSLFHLLISELKNLETEGINIVIESKTQKVHFILGLIIGDNLGLNYLLGFSQSFSSNFYCRFCKTHKSVMSKQTVESVYDLRNRDNYTEDLSSNDPTGTGVNGGSIFNTLPTYHVTENMAVDIMHDIFEGVCHYDICNMLLYYVHRTKLFSLSTLNNRLSLFDYSAKELDQKPTTEITIENLKNKKLKMSASEMSCFVNILPFLIGDLVPEDDRVWNFFLNLLKIIDILLMSEIDCSMIEYLKYLVTEHHEQYLEYFNDTLKPKHHFMIHYPSIIKSIGPLKHIWCMRFEAKHKQLKQTAYNTSSKRNIPLTLMIKQQLNVAQRAHTKQGFSDRLTFGSVDNTAMIRELTNATINGSSIRDVRINSVTKHGTMLRPGLVITIFNEQEVIFYKIVYILKLESDIILLCKNLINIGFNEHIQSYQLHENCTSKFECLKLDNVTSLPIVPHLIPNGDMYCRVKY